Proteins from a single region of Candidatus Binatota bacterium:
- the glnD gene encoding [protein-PII] uridylyltransferase, whose protein sequence is MPDNSNETSASPGRTTLLPSPLAVKEKLSDIARNYVHAVREELEVDHWGGASGVDTATRYATAIDNLARFLFEAATARYARRYGRGTRSCAVIAQGGYGRSEMCPGSDVDLLVLYGNRVDAYVETVTETLLYSMWDAGLQVGHAVRNCGECVRLAAGDLTIRTALLDGRFVSGSTELGAQFTEVVQDVLTQRDVGPFIEAKRRENEARHARTGGSVFMLEPDIKEGRGGCRDLHTLLWITRTLRGVLSFEDMEERGILSADELEGLLAGREFLLRVRHSLHFLSGHKQDKMGFDLQEQVAERFGFEGDDNNSAADLFMRDYYGHAALIARTTDDIIDRTTAVDEKPGLVERLVRRRVERGVTVSGDRLVLEESILDADPLNLVRVFHIAQRKGVTLSSSGRMAVRRRLEQLVGDAGPPPGAFGAFLDVLHWEGGVYDTLAEMNSVGVLGKLLPEFGRLFCMVQRDYYHVYTVDEHSLMGVRELELLRDGEYEELSPLLTGAMRSCDDPSILYLAMMFHDAGKGYGSDHDERGAKMVVGIAERLGLDQDQSATLQFLVRNHLLMSDLAQHRDVGDPDLVAEFVAQVGSRKLLRDLYLVTFADMKAVGPKVWTSWKDNLLAELYMRAVDVMDKGLASENDAEARVERSCQRVAARAVPGPERESIEHFLSTMPQSYLISTPEETIYDHWLMYEQKGGASFRSGVVHFPERELTEFTVCTPDRPGLFASITGVLSAAGLSVVGARIATSTEGIALDAFQLDHEEPEADPAYEVQEKLLPTPMDPVTWKQVRDDLDSVLKEQADVGEIVAAGLKRPVLSSSAGGRAIERVELDNDVSRDHTVIDVYATDRFGLLYRLARTFQQLGLTVHLARVSNYALQARDVFYVTDIDGRKILDEGRLESLRSAVLVAAEGGAVDQRQGRPGKERRAS, encoded by the coding sequence GTGCCGGATAATTCAAACGAGACATCCGCTTCTCCCGGACGCACCACGCTTCTGCCTTCGCCATTGGCGGTGAAGGAAAAACTCTCGGATATAGCCAGGAACTATGTCCACGCGGTGCGAGAGGAGCTTGAAGTTGATCACTGGGGCGGTGCGTCCGGTGTTGATACCGCGACACGCTACGCCACCGCCATCGACAACCTTGCGCGCTTTCTTTTTGAAGCGGCCACAGCCCGCTACGCTCGACGTTACGGTCGTGGTACCCGCAGCTGCGCGGTTATTGCCCAGGGCGGGTATGGGCGCAGCGAGATGTGTCCTGGCTCGGACGTGGACCTGTTGGTTCTGTACGGCAACCGTGTCGATGCCTACGTTGAGACCGTCACCGAGACCCTGCTGTATTCCATGTGGGATGCCGGCCTGCAGGTCGGGCACGCGGTGCGAAACTGCGGTGAATGTGTGCGCCTGGCCGCGGGTGACCTGACTATACGTACCGCTTTGCTGGACGGCCGCTTTGTGAGTGGCAGTACCGAGCTTGGCGCCCAGTTTACCGAGGTGGTGCAGGACGTTCTGACCCAGCGCGACGTTGGCCCCTTCATCGAGGCCAAGCGAAGGGAGAACGAGGCCCGCCACGCGCGCACGGGCGGGTCGGTGTTCATGCTCGAGCCCGATATCAAGGAGGGCCGCGGGGGCTGTCGCGATCTTCACACCCTGCTGTGGATCACCCGTACGCTGAGGGGCGTATTGTCCTTTGAGGACATGGAAGAGCGGGGGATACTATCGGCGGATGAACTTGAAGGCCTCCTTGCCGGGCGTGAGTTTCTGCTCCGGGTGCGCCACAGCCTGCACTTCCTGTCGGGACACAAGCAGGACAAAATGGGCTTTGATCTGCAGGAGCAGGTGGCCGAACGCTTTGGCTTCGAAGGTGACGACAACAACAGCGCCGCCGACCTCTTCATGCGAGACTACTACGGGCACGCGGCGCTGATAGCGCGCACCACTGACGACATAATTGACCGCACGACGGCCGTGGACGAAAAACCGGGGCTGGTCGAGCGCCTGGTTCGCAGGCGAGTCGAACGCGGGGTGACGGTGTCGGGTGATCGCCTGGTCCTGGAGGAATCGATACTCGACGCAGACCCCCTCAACCTCGTGCGGGTGTTTCACATTGCTCAGCGCAAGGGCGTTACGTTGTCTTCGTCCGGCAGGATGGCTGTCAGGCGCAGGCTAGAGCAGCTGGTCGGCGATGCCGGTCCCCCGCCCGGGGCTTTTGGTGCGTTTCTCGATGTGTTGCACTGGGAAGGAGGGGTCTATGACACGCTGGCCGAGATGAACTCGGTGGGAGTCCTGGGAAAACTACTGCCTGAATTCGGCCGCCTCTTCTGCATGGTGCAGCGTGATTACTACCACGTCTACACGGTAGACGAGCACTCCTTGATGGGTGTCCGCGAACTAGAACTGCTGCGCGACGGGGAGTACGAAGAACTCAGCCCCTTGTTGACCGGTGCGATGAGATCCTGCGATGACCCGTCGATTCTCTACCTCGCGATGATGTTCCACGACGCCGGCAAGGGCTACGGTTCGGACCACGACGAACGCGGAGCGAAGATGGTGGTTGGCATTGCCGAGCGGCTGGGCCTCGACCAGGACCAGTCGGCTACGCTGCAGTTCCTCGTGAGGAATCACTTGTTGATGTCAGACCTCGCCCAGCACCGTGACGTGGGAGATCCCGACCTCGTGGCCGAGTTCGTGGCCCAGGTGGGCTCGAGAAAACTCCTGCGCGACCTTTACCTGGTGACATTTGCCGACATGAAGGCCGTGGGGCCAAAGGTCTGGACGAGCTGGAAAGACAACCTGCTTGCCGAACTGTACATGCGGGCGGTGGACGTGATGGACAAGGGGCTGGCGTCTGAGAACGACGCCGAGGCGCGTGTTGAGCGCAGCTGCCAACGGGTGGCTGCGAGGGCGGTGCCTGGCCCCGAGCGCGAGAGTATTGAACATTTTCTCTCGACCATGCCCCAGTCCTACCTGATCTCTACCCCCGAGGAGACGATCTACGATCACTGGCTGATGTACGAGCAGAAGGGCGGGGCGTCTTTTCGGTCCGGGGTGGTGCACTTTCCGGAACGAGAGCTCACCGAGTTTACAGTATGTACCCCCGACCGCCCGGGGTTGTTTGCGAGCATTACCGGTGTGCTTTCTGCCGCGGGCCTGAGCGTGGTCGGCGCGCGCATAGCGACGTCAACGGAAGGAATAGCGCTCGACGCCTTTCAACTCGACCACGAAGAACCCGAAGCCGACCCTGCCTACGAAGTCCAAGAAAAATTGTTGCCCACTCCTATGGATCCAGTCACCTGGAAACAAGTTCGCGACGACCTTGATTCGGTGCTCAAGGAGCAGGCCGATGTGGGTGAGATCGTTGCCGCCGGGTTGAAGCGGCCCGTTCTGTCCAGCTCGGCGGGTGGGCGCGCCATTGAGCGGGTTGAACTGGACAACGACGTTTCAAGAGACCACACGGTCATCGACGTGTATGCCACCGACCGGTTCGGCCTGCTATACCGTCTGGCGAGGACCTTCCAGCAGCTGGGTCTGACCGTCCACCTGGCGCGCGTGTCCAACTACGCTTTGCAGGCCCGTGATGTTTTTTACGTGACCGATATCGACGGTCGAAAGATTCTCGACGAGGGCCGTCTCGAGTCTCTACGCTCGGCGGTACTGGTGGCCGCCGAGGGAGGGGCTGTTGACCAGCGGCAGGGGCGGCCGGGCAAAGAGAGGAGAGCGTCGTGA
- a CDS encoding N-acetylmuramoyl-L-alanine amidase — protein sequence MRGKGRVLALVLAGGLVAVWTAAAAAAGVERVRSASTADSTRVVIDLSASVDFTYATLRPDSKGRWPFRVYIDLKEVSNGNAIDTSRVSADARVSRIRAAQFSDDTARVVIDLKMPVKVTVGSLRSAAGSPARVYIDLQTEPGGGSPAPAVQRSVAAATRKPLAIKKPAIVKKPVAVEKPAVVKNPVPLISNTPKLVASKRKVHIVLDPGHGGRDPGALGSFGMREKEVTLDISRRVRDLLVRNGLAEVTLTRSSDRFVSLEGRKDFANGRKADLFVSIHANSSTTKGLHGVETYTLDNSNNRAILRLAKAENGVGQLIKDDVSGADTDLKYILSDLVQTGKEAESVVLAGALQSSVLRNLGRHYGTIHSLGVKKGPFLVLDGVFMPCALIEVGFLSHKTEGPRLGAAVYRQMLAEGIYDGLREYLSDERVASLR from the coding sequence ATGAGGGGTAAGGGCAGGGTACTCGCATTGGTCCTGGCGGGCGGGCTGGTGGCGGTGTGGACTGCGGCGGCGGCAGCGGCGGGCGTTGAACGGGTGCGTTCGGCCTCGACCGCAGACTCTACACGGGTGGTCATAGACCTCAGCGCCTCGGTTGATTTTACCTACGCCACGCTGCGCCCCGACAGCAAGGGACGCTGGCCGTTCAGGGTCTACATTGACCTCAAGGAGGTCTCCAACGGCAACGCCATAGACACTTCGCGCGTATCGGCCGATGCGCGGGTGAGCCGGATACGGGCCGCCCAGTTCAGCGATGACACCGCTCGCGTGGTCATTGATTTAAAGATGCCTGTCAAGGTTACGGTGGGCTCCTTGCGCTCGGCCGCTGGTTCGCCCGCACGGGTGTACATCGACCTGCAGACAGAACCCGGAGGGGGGTCTCCAGCTCCAGCCGTCCAACGTTCTGTCGCAGCTGCGACCCGGAAACCGTTGGCGATAAAGAAACCTGCGATCGTAAAGAAACCGGTGGCAGTAGAGAAGCCGGCGGTAGTCAAGAACCCAGTGCCGCTGATCAGCAATACGCCGAAGCTGGTCGCGAGTAAGCGCAAGGTTCATATCGTGCTGGACCCCGGCCACGGCGGTCGCGACCCGGGTGCTCTCGGAAGCTTTGGCATGCGGGAGAAGGAAGTTACCCTCGACATCTCGCGTCGGGTCAGGGACCTGCTCGTTCGTAACGGCCTGGCCGAGGTGACACTCACCAGGAGTAGCGACCGGTTTGTATCACTGGAGGGGCGAAAGGACTTTGCCAACGGTCGCAAGGCTGACCTTTTTGTCTCGATACATGCGAATTCCAGCACCACCAAGGGGCTGCACGGGGTGGAGACTTACACGCTCGACAACTCTAACAACCGGGCTATCCTGAGGCTCGCGAAGGCAGAAAACGGCGTGGGGCAGTTGATAAAAGACGATGTCTCGGGGGCGGATACAGACCTGAAGTACATCCTGTCCGATCTCGTTCAGACCGGAAAGGAAGCCGAGTCGGTGGTTCTCGCGGGTGCATTGCAGTCGAGTGTGTTGCGCAATCTCGGTCGCCACTACGGTACCATTCACTCCCTGGGCGTGAAGAAGGGGCCGTTTCTGGTACTCGACGGTGTTTTCATGCCCTGCGCTCTGATCGAGGTCGGGTTCCTTTCTCACAAGACCGAAGGACCGCGCCTGGGTGCTGCGGTGTACAGGCAGATGTTAGCGGAGGGCATCTACGATGGCCTGCGGGAGTACCTGTCTGATGAAAGGGTTGCCAGTCTGCGCTAG
- a CDS encoding site-2 protease family protein, translated as MNFDVADAALWVLPVLFSVVCHEYAHGRVALKYGDDTASRMGRLTLNPLAHIDPVGTVLMPAMLFAIGSPFLFGYAKPVPISWQRLRNPARDMVYVAAAGPAMNFALAALSAVLLGVLVGRADYGFALDDQSFAMARPLAIMAQRSMLINVVLGVFNLLPIPPLDGGRVAVGLLPAGPATALARLEPFGFLVVFGLLATGTLSIILGPMVFGIIELLSFMVGLG; from the coding sequence ATGAACTTTGATGTTGCAGACGCCGCCCTGTGGGTGCTTCCGGTCCTTTTTTCAGTGGTGTGCCACGAGTACGCCCATGGCCGGGTCGCGCTTAAGTACGGGGACGATACAGCCTCCCGCATGGGCAGGCTGACCCTCAACCCCCTGGCCCATATTGACCCGGTGGGTACGGTGCTCATGCCGGCAATGTTGTTCGCGATTGGTTCTCCGTTTTTGTTCGGCTACGCCAAGCCGGTGCCGATTTCCTGGCAGCGCCTGCGCAACCCCGCCCGAGACATGGTCTACGTTGCCGCCGCCGGCCCGGCCATGAACTTTGCCCTCGCCGCTCTTAGCGCGGTGCTGCTGGGTGTCCTTGTCGGACGCGCCGACTACGGGTTCGCGCTCGACGACCAATCTTTTGCCATGGCGAGGCCGCTGGCGATCATGGCCCAGCGCAGCATGCTGATAAACGTCGTGCTGGGAGTGTTCAACCTTCTCCCGATACCACCGTTGGATGGTGGCCGAGTGGCAGTAGGCCTGCTACCGGCTGGCCCGGCTACGGCCCTGGCAAGGCTGGAGCCCTTCGGTTTCCTGGTCGTGTTCGGGCTGCTCGCTACTGGTACTCTGAGTATAATTCTTGGACCGATGGTGTTTGGTATCATCGAGTTACTGAGTTTCATGGTGGGGCTGGGGTAG
- a CDS encoding tyrosine recombinase produces MALGTAVDVYVDHLAAEKGLAINTVEAYSRDLRAFLSGLSDGATRDAAGISREDTVAHLEIMSRRGSSASSRNRALSALRGLFAYLSAEGWIECNPIRDLSPAKKTSILPRPLSVADVNRLLAETEGDDPASLRDRVMLELAYGCGLRVSELAGLQKAGVDLSRGVVTVTGKGAKQRSVPMGSEAVRALQRYLTVAGDSRYIFPGRKSGSVSRQALWKRLKAVALRAGVAAVRPHLLRHSFATHLLEGGADLRSVQMMLGHADLSTTQIYTHVAGRRLREVHEKHHPRSGKRHERGL; encoded by the coding sequence ATTGCGCTGGGTACGGCGGTGGATGTGTACGTGGATCACCTGGCCGCCGAGAAGGGGCTGGCGATAAACACGGTGGAAGCCTACTCGCGCGACCTGCGGGCTTTCCTGTCAGGCCTGAGCGACGGCGCCACGAGGGACGCGGCCGGTATCAGCCGTGAAGACACGGTGGCCCACCTCGAGATCATGTCGAGGAGGGGCAGCTCAGCATCGTCCCGCAACCGGGCCCTGTCGGCCTTGCGCGGCTTGTTTGCTTACCTGTCGGCCGAGGGCTGGATCGAGTGCAACCCCATCCGTGATCTTTCGCCGGCGAAGAAAACGTCGATCCTGCCCCGACCCTTGAGCGTGGCGGATGTAAACCGATTGCTGGCTGAGACCGAGGGGGACGACCCCGCCTCGCTGCGTGACCGGGTTATGCTCGAGCTCGCCTATGGCTGTGGTCTGCGGGTTTCGGAACTGGCCGGGCTGCAGAAGGCGGGCGTCGACCTTTCGCGGGGCGTAGTGACCGTGACCGGCAAGGGAGCCAAGCAGCGGTCGGTACCTATGGGATCGGAAGCAGTGCGGGCGCTGCAGCGCTATCTCACTGTCGCCGGCGATTCGCGCTATATTTTTCCCGGACGCAAGAGTGGTTCGGTCAGCCGCCAGGCCTTGTGGAAACGTCTCAAGGCCGTGGCCTTGCGCGCCGGAGTGGCGGCGGTGCGGCCCCACCTGTTGCGCCACAGTTTCGCGACCCACCTGCTCGAGGGCGGGGCCGACCTGAGGTCTGTGCAGATGATGTTGGGCCACGCCGACCTCTCTACCACCCAGATATACACCCACGTGGCCGGCCGTCGATTGAGAGAGGTTCATGAAAAACATCACCCCAGGTCGGGTAAACGCCACGAGCGTGGCTTGTAA